A window from Vidua macroura isolate BioBank_ID:100142 chromosome 20, ASM2450914v1, whole genome shotgun sequence encodes these proteins:
- the ATP2A3 gene encoding sarcoplasmic/endoplasmic reticulum calcium ATPase 3 isoform X2, with the protein MEAAHSIPVLDVLRRFGVSESCGLSPEQVRRNREKYGPNELPAEEGKSLWELVLEQFEDLLVRILLMAAFLSFILAWFEEGEETTTAFVEPIVIIMILIANAVVGVWQERNAESAIEALKEYEPEMGKVIRADRSGVQRIRARDIVPGDIVEVAVGDKVPADIRIIEIRSTTLRVDQSILTGESVSVIKHADPIPDPRAVNQDKKNMLFSGTNIAAGKAVGIVIATGVYTEIGKIRNQMVETEPEKTPLQQKLDEFSQQLSKVIFLVCIAVWVINISHFSDPVHGGSWFRGAIYYFKISVALAVAAIPEGLPAVITTCLALGTRRMARKNAIVRSLPSVETLGCTSVICSDKTGTLTTNQMSVCRMFIMEKVEGTQCSLHEFSITGSTYAPEGQILKDEQPVQCGQYDGLVELATICALCNDSSLDYNESKKVYEKVGEATETALTCLVEKMNVFNTDLSKLSKVERANACNSVIKQLMRKECTLEFSRDRKSMSVYCTPTGPGNNSAGSRMFVKGAPESVIERCTHVRVGTAKVPLTATVRDKILGRIRDWGMGIDTLRCLALATHDSPVRRESMQLHDSAAFVHYENNLTFVGCVGMLDPPRKEVTSSIEMCRKAGIRVIMITGDNKGTAVAICRRISIFSETEDVSGKAYTGREFDELPPEAQRQACREARCFARVEPAHKSRIVEYLQSFNEITAMTGDGVNDAPALKKAEIGIAMGSGTAVAKSAAEMVLSDDNFSTIVSAVEEGRAIYSNMKQFIRYLISSNVGEVVCIFLTAILGLPEALIPVQLLWVNLVTDGLPATALGFNPPDLDIMDKQPRNPKEPLISGWLFFRYLAVGVYVGLATVGAATWWFLYDAEGPQVSFHQLRNFMRCTEDNPIFEGIDCEIFESRYPTTMALSVLVTIEMCNALNSVSENQSLLRMPPWLNIWLLGAIIMSMALHFLILYVKPMPLIFQVTPLSWPQWVVVMKISLPVILLDEGLKYLSRNHLDGEEDKK; encoded by the exons AGCTCCCTGCAGAAGAAG GAAAGTCCCTCTGGGAGCTGGTACTGGAGCAGTTTGAAGACCTACTCGTCCGCATCCTTTTGATGGCagcttttctgtccttt ATCCTGGCCTGGTTTGAAGAAGGAGAGGAGACCACGACGGCGTTTGTGGAGCCCATTGTCATCATCATGATCCTGATTGCCAACGCTGTGGTGGGTGTGTGGCAG GAGAGGAATGCTGAGAGTGCCATCGAGGCCTTGAAGGAGTACGAGCCTGAGATGGGGAAGGTGATCCGTGCCGACCGCAGCGGGGTGCAGCGGATCCGCGCCCGCGACATCGTCCCTGGGGACATCGTGGAGGTGGCAG TTGGTGACAAGGTGCCAGCAGACATCCGGATCATCGAGATCCGCTCCACCACTCTACGCGTCGACCAGTCCATCCTCACAG GGGAGTCTGTGTCGGTGATCAAACATGCTGACCCCATCCCTGATCCCCGGGCTGTCAACCAGGACAAGAAGAACATGCTTTTCTCT GGCACCAACATTGCAGCTGGGAAGGCCGTAGGGATCGTTATTGCCACAGGGGTGTACACCGAGATCGGGAAGATCCGAAACCAGATGGTGGAGACCGAGCCTGAGAAGACACCCTTGCAGCAGAAGCTGGATGAGttcagccagcagctctccaaaGTGATCTTCCTGGTGTGCATCGCCGTCTGGGTCATCAACATCAGCCACTTCAGCGACCCCGTGCACGGCGGCTCCTGGTTTCGGGGGGCCATTTACTATTTCAAGATTTCAGTGGCGCTGGCGGTGGCCGCCATCCCCGAGGGCCTCCCGGCCGTCATCACCACCTGCCTGGCGCTGGGCACGCGCCGCATGGCCAGGAAAAACGCCATCGTCAGGAGCCTGCCCTCGGTGGAGACCCTGGGCTGCACCTCCGTCATCTGCTCCGACAAGACCGGCACCCTCACCACCAACCAGATGTCCGTGTGCCGG ATGTTCATCATGGAGAAGGTGGAGGGCACCCAGTGCAGCCTCCACGAGTTCAGCATCACCGGCTCCACCTACGCCCCCGAGGGACAGAT CCTGAAGGACGAGCAGCCGGTGCAGTGCGGGCAGTACGACGGGCTGGTGGAGCTGGCCACCATCTGTGCCCTCTGCAATGACTCCTCGCTGGACTACAATGAG TCCAAAAAAGTCTATGAGAAGGTGGGGGAAGCCACTGAAACAGCCCTGACGTGCCTGGTGGAGAAGATGAATGTCTTCAACACAGACCTCAGCAAACTCTCCAAGGTGGAGAGAGCCAACGCCTGCAACTCA gtgATCAAGCAACTGATGAGGAAGGAGTGCACCCTGGAGTTCTCCCGGGACCGCAAGTCCATGTCTGTGTACTGCACTCCCACCGGGCCTGGCAACaactctgctggcagcaggatgtTTGTCAAG GGTGCCCCGGAAAGCGTCATCGAGCGCTGCACCCACGTCCGCGTGGGCACTGCCAAGGTGCCGCTCACCGCCACGGTGCGGGACAAGATCCTGGGCAGGATCCGGGACTGGGGCATGGGCATCGACACCCTGCGCTGCCTGGCCCTGGCCACCCACGACTCGCCCGTCCGCAGGGAGAGCATGCAGCTGCACGACTCCGCCGCCTTCGTGCACTACGAG AACAACCTGACCTTTGTGGGCTGTGTGGGGATGCTGGACCCTCCCCGCAAAGAGGTCACCTCCTCCATCGAGATGTGCCGCAAGGCCGGCATCCGCGTCATCATGATCACTGGTGACAACAAGGGCACGGCAGTGGCCATCTGCCGCCGGATCAGCATCTTCTCCGAGACCGAGGACGTGTCTGGCAAGGCCTACACAGGCCGGGAGTTCGATGAGCTGCCCCCTGAGGCGCAGCGCCAGGCGTGCCGCGAGGCCCGGTGCTTCGCCCGCGTGGAGCCGGCGCACAAGTCCCGCATCGTCGAGTACCTCCAGTCCTTCAATGAGATCACGGCCATG ACAGGTGATGGCGTCAATGACGCTCCGGCCCTGAAGAAGGCAGAGATTGGCATTGCCATGGGGTCAGGCACGGCCGTTGCCAAGTCAGCAGCTGAGATGGTGCTCTCCGACGACAACTTCTCCACCATCGTGTCAGCCGTGGAGGAGGGCAGAGCCATCTACAGCAACATGAAGCAGTTCATCCGCTATCTCATCTCCTCCAACGTCGGGGAGGTTGTTTG tATCTTCCTGACAGCCATCCTGGGCTTGCCCGAGGCCCTCatccctgtgcagctgctgtgggtgAACCTGGTGACAGACGGGCTGCCGGCCACCGCGCTGGGCTTCAACCCCCCCGACCTGGACATCATGGACAAGCAGCCCCGCAACCCCAAGGAGCCCCTCATCAGTGGCTGGCTCTTCTTCCGCTACCTGGCCGTTGGAG TGTACGTGGGCCTGGCCACAGTGGGCGCAGCGACCTGGTGGTTCCTGTACGACGCTGAGGGACCGCAGGTCTCCTTCCATCAGCTG AGGAACTTCATGAGGTGCACCGAGGACAACCCCATCTTCGAAGGAATTGACTGTGAGATCTTTGAGTCGCGATACCCAACGACGATGGCTCTGTCTGTGCTGGTGACAATCGAAATGTGCAATGCTCTGAACAG TGTCTCTGAGAACCAGTCGCTGCTGCGGATGCCACCGTGGCTCAACATctggctgctgggggccatCATCATGTCCATGGCTCTGCACTTCCTCATCCTCTATGTCAAGCCCATGCCT CTCATCTTCCAGGTGACCCCCCTGAGCTGGCCGCAGTGGGTGGTTGTGATGAAGATCTCCCTGCCTGTGATCCTGCTGGACGAAGGACTCAAGTACCTTTCCCGCAACCACCTGGATG GAGAGGAGGACAAGAAATGA
- the ATP2A3 gene encoding sarcoplasmic/endoplasmic reticulum calcium ATPase 3 isoform X1 — MEAAHSIPVLDVLRRFGVSESCGLSPEQVRRNREKYGPNELPAEEGKSLWELVLEQFEDLLVRILLMAAFLSFILAWFEEGEETTTAFVEPIVIIMILIANAVVGVWQERNAESAIEALKEYEPEMGKVIRADRSGVQRIRARDIVPGDIVEVAVGDKVPADIRIIEIRSTTLRVDQSILTGESVSVIKHADPIPDPRAVNQDKKNMLFSGTNIAAGKAVGIVIATGVYTEIGKIRNQMVETEPEKTPLQQKLDEFSQQLSKVIFLVCIAVWVINISHFSDPVHGGSWFRGAIYYFKISVALAVAAIPEGLPAVITTCLALGTRRMARKNAIVRSLPSVETLGCTSVICSDKTGTLTTNQMSVCRMFIMEKVEGTQCSLHEFSITGSTYAPEGQILKDEQPVQCGQYDGLVELATICALCNDSSLDYNESKKVYEKVGEATETALTCLVEKMNVFNTDLSKLSKVERANACNSVIKQLMRKECTLEFSRDRKSMSVYCTPTGPGNNSAGSRMFVKGAPESVIERCTHVRVGTAKVPLTATVRDKILGRIRDWGMGIDTLRCLALATHDSPVRRESMQLHDSAAFVHYENNLTFVGCVGMLDPPRKEVTSSIEMCRKAGIRVIMITGDNKGTAVAICRRISIFSETEDVSGKAYTGREFDELPPEAQRQACREARCFARVEPAHKSRIVEYLQSFNEITAMTGDGVNDAPALKKAEIGIAMGSGTAVAKSAAEMVLSDDNFSTIVSAVEEGRAIYSNMKQFIRYLISSNVGEVVCIFLTAILGLPEALIPVQLLWVNLVTDGLPATALGFNPPDLDIMDKQPRNPKEPLISGWLFFRYLAVGVYVGLATVGAATWWFLYDAEGPQVSFHQLRNFMRCTEDNPIFEGIDCEIFESRYPTTMALSVLVTIEMCNALNSVSENQSLLRMPPWLNIWLLGAIIMSMALHFLILYVKPMPLIFQVTPLSWPQWVVVMKISLPVILLDEGLKYLSRNHLDGILRTERPKWSGKHQLNTCKTPEQGRGGQEMNNARATLN; from the exons AGCTCCCTGCAGAAGAAG GAAAGTCCCTCTGGGAGCTGGTACTGGAGCAGTTTGAAGACCTACTCGTCCGCATCCTTTTGATGGCagcttttctgtccttt ATCCTGGCCTGGTTTGAAGAAGGAGAGGAGACCACGACGGCGTTTGTGGAGCCCATTGTCATCATCATGATCCTGATTGCCAACGCTGTGGTGGGTGTGTGGCAG GAGAGGAATGCTGAGAGTGCCATCGAGGCCTTGAAGGAGTACGAGCCTGAGATGGGGAAGGTGATCCGTGCCGACCGCAGCGGGGTGCAGCGGATCCGCGCCCGCGACATCGTCCCTGGGGACATCGTGGAGGTGGCAG TTGGTGACAAGGTGCCAGCAGACATCCGGATCATCGAGATCCGCTCCACCACTCTACGCGTCGACCAGTCCATCCTCACAG GGGAGTCTGTGTCGGTGATCAAACATGCTGACCCCATCCCTGATCCCCGGGCTGTCAACCAGGACAAGAAGAACATGCTTTTCTCT GGCACCAACATTGCAGCTGGGAAGGCCGTAGGGATCGTTATTGCCACAGGGGTGTACACCGAGATCGGGAAGATCCGAAACCAGATGGTGGAGACCGAGCCTGAGAAGACACCCTTGCAGCAGAAGCTGGATGAGttcagccagcagctctccaaaGTGATCTTCCTGGTGTGCATCGCCGTCTGGGTCATCAACATCAGCCACTTCAGCGACCCCGTGCACGGCGGCTCCTGGTTTCGGGGGGCCATTTACTATTTCAAGATTTCAGTGGCGCTGGCGGTGGCCGCCATCCCCGAGGGCCTCCCGGCCGTCATCACCACCTGCCTGGCGCTGGGCACGCGCCGCATGGCCAGGAAAAACGCCATCGTCAGGAGCCTGCCCTCGGTGGAGACCCTGGGCTGCACCTCCGTCATCTGCTCCGACAAGACCGGCACCCTCACCACCAACCAGATGTCCGTGTGCCGG ATGTTCATCATGGAGAAGGTGGAGGGCACCCAGTGCAGCCTCCACGAGTTCAGCATCACCGGCTCCACCTACGCCCCCGAGGGACAGAT CCTGAAGGACGAGCAGCCGGTGCAGTGCGGGCAGTACGACGGGCTGGTGGAGCTGGCCACCATCTGTGCCCTCTGCAATGACTCCTCGCTGGACTACAATGAG TCCAAAAAAGTCTATGAGAAGGTGGGGGAAGCCACTGAAACAGCCCTGACGTGCCTGGTGGAGAAGATGAATGTCTTCAACACAGACCTCAGCAAACTCTCCAAGGTGGAGAGAGCCAACGCCTGCAACTCA gtgATCAAGCAACTGATGAGGAAGGAGTGCACCCTGGAGTTCTCCCGGGACCGCAAGTCCATGTCTGTGTACTGCACTCCCACCGGGCCTGGCAACaactctgctggcagcaggatgtTTGTCAAG GGTGCCCCGGAAAGCGTCATCGAGCGCTGCACCCACGTCCGCGTGGGCACTGCCAAGGTGCCGCTCACCGCCACGGTGCGGGACAAGATCCTGGGCAGGATCCGGGACTGGGGCATGGGCATCGACACCCTGCGCTGCCTGGCCCTGGCCACCCACGACTCGCCCGTCCGCAGGGAGAGCATGCAGCTGCACGACTCCGCCGCCTTCGTGCACTACGAG AACAACCTGACCTTTGTGGGCTGTGTGGGGATGCTGGACCCTCCCCGCAAAGAGGTCACCTCCTCCATCGAGATGTGCCGCAAGGCCGGCATCCGCGTCATCATGATCACTGGTGACAACAAGGGCACGGCAGTGGCCATCTGCCGCCGGATCAGCATCTTCTCCGAGACCGAGGACGTGTCTGGCAAGGCCTACACAGGCCGGGAGTTCGATGAGCTGCCCCCTGAGGCGCAGCGCCAGGCGTGCCGCGAGGCCCGGTGCTTCGCCCGCGTGGAGCCGGCGCACAAGTCCCGCATCGTCGAGTACCTCCAGTCCTTCAATGAGATCACGGCCATG ACAGGTGATGGCGTCAATGACGCTCCGGCCCTGAAGAAGGCAGAGATTGGCATTGCCATGGGGTCAGGCACGGCCGTTGCCAAGTCAGCAGCTGAGATGGTGCTCTCCGACGACAACTTCTCCACCATCGTGTCAGCCGTGGAGGAGGGCAGAGCCATCTACAGCAACATGAAGCAGTTCATCCGCTATCTCATCTCCTCCAACGTCGGGGAGGTTGTTTG tATCTTCCTGACAGCCATCCTGGGCTTGCCCGAGGCCCTCatccctgtgcagctgctgtgggtgAACCTGGTGACAGACGGGCTGCCGGCCACCGCGCTGGGCTTCAACCCCCCCGACCTGGACATCATGGACAAGCAGCCCCGCAACCCCAAGGAGCCCCTCATCAGTGGCTGGCTCTTCTTCCGCTACCTGGCCGTTGGAG TGTACGTGGGCCTGGCCACAGTGGGCGCAGCGACCTGGTGGTTCCTGTACGACGCTGAGGGACCGCAGGTCTCCTTCCATCAGCTG AGGAACTTCATGAGGTGCACCGAGGACAACCCCATCTTCGAAGGAATTGACTGTGAGATCTTTGAGTCGCGATACCCAACGACGATGGCTCTGTCTGTGCTGGTGACAATCGAAATGTGCAATGCTCTGAACAG TGTCTCTGAGAACCAGTCGCTGCTGCGGATGCCACCGTGGCTCAACATctggctgctgggggccatCATCATGTCCATGGCTCTGCACTTCCTCATCCTCTATGTCAAGCCCATGCCT CTCATCTTCCAGGTGACCCCCCTGAGCTGGCCGCAGTGGGTGGTTGTGATGAAGATCTCCCTGCCTGTGATCCTGCTGGACGAAGGACTCAAGTACCTTTCCCGCAACCACCTGGATG GCATTCTCAGGACAGAAAGACCCAAGTGGAGCGGGAAGCACCAGTTGAATACCTGCAAGACTCCAGAGCAAGG GAGAGGAGGACAAGAAATGAACAACGCGAGGGCGACTCTGAACTAG
- the ATP2A3 gene encoding sarcoplasmic/endoplasmic reticulum calcium ATPase 3 isoform X3 gives MAAFLSFILAWFEEGEETTTAFVEPIVIIMILIANAVVGVWQERNAESAIEALKEYEPEMGKVIRADRSGVQRIRARDIVPGDIVEVAVGDKVPADIRIIEIRSTTLRVDQSILTGESVSVIKHADPIPDPRAVNQDKKNMLFSGTNIAAGKAVGIVIATGVYTEIGKIRNQMVETEPEKTPLQQKLDEFSQQLSKVIFLVCIAVWVINISHFSDPVHGGSWFRGAIYYFKISVALAVAAIPEGLPAVITTCLALGTRRMARKNAIVRSLPSVETLGCTSVICSDKTGTLTTNQMSVCRMFIMEKVEGTQCSLHEFSITGSTYAPEGQILKDEQPVQCGQYDGLVELATICALCNDSSLDYNESKKVYEKVGEATETALTCLVEKMNVFNTDLSKLSKVERANACNSVIKQLMRKECTLEFSRDRKSMSVYCTPTGPGNNSAGSRMFVKGAPESVIERCTHVRVGTAKVPLTATVRDKILGRIRDWGMGIDTLRCLALATHDSPVRRESMQLHDSAAFVHYENNLTFVGCVGMLDPPRKEVTSSIEMCRKAGIRVIMITGDNKGTAVAICRRISIFSETEDVSGKAYTGREFDELPPEAQRQACREARCFARVEPAHKSRIVEYLQSFNEITAMTGDGVNDAPALKKAEIGIAMGSGTAVAKSAAEMVLSDDNFSTIVSAVEEGRAIYSNMKQFIRYLISSNVGEVVCIFLTAILGLPEALIPVQLLWVNLVTDGLPATALGFNPPDLDIMDKQPRNPKEPLISGWLFFRYLAVGVYVGLATVGAATWWFLYDAEGPQVSFHQLRNFMRCTEDNPIFEGIDCEIFESRYPTTMALSVLVTIEMCNALNSVSENQSLLRMPPWLNIWLLGAIIMSMALHFLILYVKPMPLIFQVTPLSWPQWVVVMKISLPVILLDEGLKYLSRNHLDGILRTERPKWSGKHQLNTCKTPEQGRGGQEMNNARATLN, from the exons ATGGCagcttttctgtccttt ATCCTGGCCTGGTTTGAAGAAGGAGAGGAGACCACGACGGCGTTTGTGGAGCCCATTGTCATCATCATGATCCTGATTGCCAACGCTGTGGTGGGTGTGTGGCAG GAGAGGAATGCTGAGAGTGCCATCGAGGCCTTGAAGGAGTACGAGCCTGAGATGGGGAAGGTGATCCGTGCCGACCGCAGCGGGGTGCAGCGGATCCGCGCCCGCGACATCGTCCCTGGGGACATCGTGGAGGTGGCAG TTGGTGACAAGGTGCCAGCAGACATCCGGATCATCGAGATCCGCTCCACCACTCTACGCGTCGACCAGTCCATCCTCACAG GGGAGTCTGTGTCGGTGATCAAACATGCTGACCCCATCCCTGATCCCCGGGCTGTCAACCAGGACAAGAAGAACATGCTTTTCTCT GGCACCAACATTGCAGCTGGGAAGGCCGTAGGGATCGTTATTGCCACAGGGGTGTACACCGAGATCGGGAAGATCCGAAACCAGATGGTGGAGACCGAGCCTGAGAAGACACCCTTGCAGCAGAAGCTGGATGAGttcagccagcagctctccaaaGTGATCTTCCTGGTGTGCATCGCCGTCTGGGTCATCAACATCAGCCACTTCAGCGACCCCGTGCACGGCGGCTCCTGGTTTCGGGGGGCCATTTACTATTTCAAGATTTCAGTGGCGCTGGCGGTGGCCGCCATCCCCGAGGGCCTCCCGGCCGTCATCACCACCTGCCTGGCGCTGGGCACGCGCCGCATGGCCAGGAAAAACGCCATCGTCAGGAGCCTGCCCTCGGTGGAGACCCTGGGCTGCACCTCCGTCATCTGCTCCGACAAGACCGGCACCCTCACCACCAACCAGATGTCCGTGTGCCGG ATGTTCATCATGGAGAAGGTGGAGGGCACCCAGTGCAGCCTCCACGAGTTCAGCATCACCGGCTCCACCTACGCCCCCGAGGGACAGAT CCTGAAGGACGAGCAGCCGGTGCAGTGCGGGCAGTACGACGGGCTGGTGGAGCTGGCCACCATCTGTGCCCTCTGCAATGACTCCTCGCTGGACTACAATGAG TCCAAAAAAGTCTATGAGAAGGTGGGGGAAGCCACTGAAACAGCCCTGACGTGCCTGGTGGAGAAGATGAATGTCTTCAACACAGACCTCAGCAAACTCTCCAAGGTGGAGAGAGCCAACGCCTGCAACTCA gtgATCAAGCAACTGATGAGGAAGGAGTGCACCCTGGAGTTCTCCCGGGACCGCAAGTCCATGTCTGTGTACTGCACTCCCACCGGGCCTGGCAACaactctgctggcagcaggatgtTTGTCAAG GGTGCCCCGGAAAGCGTCATCGAGCGCTGCACCCACGTCCGCGTGGGCACTGCCAAGGTGCCGCTCACCGCCACGGTGCGGGACAAGATCCTGGGCAGGATCCGGGACTGGGGCATGGGCATCGACACCCTGCGCTGCCTGGCCCTGGCCACCCACGACTCGCCCGTCCGCAGGGAGAGCATGCAGCTGCACGACTCCGCCGCCTTCGTGCACTACGAG AACAACCTGACCTTTGTGGGCTGTGTGGGGATGCTGGACCCTCCCCGCAAAGAGGTCACCTCCTCCATCGAGATGTGCCGCAAGGCCGGCATCCGCGTCATCATGATCACTGGTGACAACAAGGGCACGGCAGTGGCCATCTGCCGCCGGATCAGCATCTTCTCCGAGACCGAGGACGTGTCTGGCAAGGCCTACACAGGCCGGGAGTTCGATGAGCTGCCCCCTGAGGCGCAGCGCCAGGCGTGCCGCGAGGCCCGGTGCTTCGCCCGCGTGGAGCCGGCGCACAAGTCCCGCATCGTCGAGTACCTCCAGTCCTTCAATGAGATCACGGCCATG ACAGGTGATGGCGTCAATGACGCTCCGGCCCTGAAGAAGGCAGAGATTGGCATTGCCATGGGGTCAGGCACGGCCGTTGCCAAGTCAGCAGCTGAGATGGTGCTCTCCGACGACAACTTCTCCACCATCGTGTCAGCCGTGGAGGAGGGCAGAGCCATCTACAGCAACATGAAGCAGTTCATCCGCTATCTCATCTCCTCCAACGTCGGGGAGGTTGTTTG tATCTTCCTGACAGCCATCCTGGGCTTGCCCGAGGCCCTCatccctgtgcagctgctgtgggtgAACCTGGTGACAGACGGGCTGCCGGCCACCGCGCTGGGCTTCAACCCCCCCGACCTGGACATCATGGACAAGCAGCCCCGCAACCCCAAGGAGCCCCTCATCAGTGGCTGGCTCTTCTTCCGCTACCTGGCCGTTGGAG TGTACGTGGGCCTGGCCACAGTGGGCGCAGCGACCTGGTGGTTCCTGTACGACGCTGAGGGACCGCAGGTCTCCTTCCATCAGCTG AGGAACTTCATGAGGTGCACCGAGGACAACCCCATCTTCGAAGGAATTGACTGTGAGATCTTTGAGTCGCGATACCCAACGACGATGGCTCTGTCTGTGCTGGTGACAATCGAAATGTGCAATGCTCTGAACAG TGTCTCTGAGAACCAGTCGCTGCTGCGGATGCCACCGTGGCTCAACATctggctgctgggggccatCATCATGTCCATGGCTCTGCACTTCCTCATCCTCTATGTCAAGCCCATGCCT CTCATCTTCCAGGTGACCCCCCTGAGCTGGCCGCAGTGGGTGGTTGTGATGAAGATCTCCCTGCCTGTGATCCTGCTGGACGAAGGACTCAAGTACCTTTCCCGCAACCACCTGGATG GCATTCTCAGGACAGAAAGACCCAAGTGGAGCGGGAAGCACCAGTTGAATACCTGCAAGACTCCAGAGCAAGG GAGAGGAGGACAAGAAATGAACAACGCGAGGGCGACTCTGAACTAG